The segment AGGTCGCCCGTGCGTAACCAACCATCGGAAGTTATTGCAGAATTAGTCGCTTCTGGATTTTTGTAATAGCCCATCATCACATTCTCTCCCTTTACCATAATTTCGCCTACTTCCACGAATGGATCTGCGGAATCAATTTTAACAGAGAGCGTTGGTAGTATCTTACCACATGCACCTTGGGGATTATCGGCCCAGGCGGCATAGGAAATTAGTGGACCACACTCGGTCATGCCAAAGCCAACGGTGAATGGGAATTTTATTTTCTTAAGAAAATCTTCTACTTCACTATTGAGTGGCGCTCCACCAATAATAACCTGCATGAAGTTTCCTCCGAAGACCTCAGACAGTTTTTTGTTTATCTGTTGATAAATCTTCTTGTCGAGGAGAGGAACATTAAGCAGCAGCTTCATTGGCTGCTTGTTCAGCGTTGGCAAGATTTGTTTTTTGTATATCTTCTCCATTATCAGCGGAACAGTAAGTATCAACTTTGGACGTACTTGTTCAAATGCTTGTATAATGGTTTTTGGTGCAGGAGTTTTTGTTAAGAAGGTGATGTGACAGCCCACAGAAAATGGCCATAAGAACTCAAAGGCACAACCATAGGCATGTGCCAGCGGCAGGAAAGAAACGATTTTATCTCCGGCCTGAAGTGGTATGTTGTTATGACCAAATAGCACATTTGCAGCTAGGCTATTTAACGGAAGCATAACCCCTTTTGAGAAACCGGTAGTGCCTGAAGTGTAGCTAATTACTCCAAGTTTATCGTTCGATATTTCCCGGAAGTTAATGTCATTAGGCGTAAGCTCTTCTAGTTTTTTGGTCAGATTATCGACTTCTGATTTCAACTGGTTTGTAGCATCATCGTTTCTAGAAACCAATAGGTTAAATTGTGTCAATGAAAAAATTGCGGTAAGGTGGGGCATTGATGATTCATCGATGTTTTCCCAAATTTGATCGCTTGTGAATAGAATTTTAGAGTCGGAATGGTTAATAATATGGTGAATATCTGCAACGGCAAAATCGGCAAGAACGGGAACAACTACGGCGCCATATGATATTATGGCTAAATATGAAGTAGCCCACGAACTGCTGTTTCTTCCAACCAGTGCCACTTTGTCACCGGGTTTTATTCCCCACATTTCTAGCATCTGGTGAATACGAACAACGTCCTTCGCTACCGTTGAAAAGGGAATGGTTTTCCCTTGATAATCGGAAAATGCGGGGCTATTCCAATTCTCTTGGAGACTTTTTTCGATATATTCCTTAATGAAGTTTTGTGCAATCATTTCTTTTTGATTGTAGTGAACGATTATTGGACCTGTGGTTGGTATAGAAACCGTTTAATACTGCGCTTGGGTGTTTTTTCGAACTCTTCCGGATATAGTTTCACCGAAGAAATTTGGCTATAGGCAGGTAGGTCTTTATTTGTTTCGATGCGGTTTTCCTCCATTTTCTTTTCTATATCGTGAATGGTAAGCCCATGCTTATCTGCCGTCTCGTAGTCGGGATAAATAAGGGCAATGAGTTTCCCGTTGCTTTCTACAACGAGTGATTCCTGAACAAATGGTAAATTGTTTACTTTACCCTCAATCTCTTCGGGGAAGATATTCTGACCAGAAGGGCCTAGTATCATATTTTTGCAACGACCTTTAATAAACAGATAGCCATCGGCATCGATTATTCCAAGATCGCCAGTGCGCATCCAACCGTCTGCAGTAAAGGCAGCTGTAGTTGCTTCCTCGTTCCTATAATATCCCAGCATAACGTTTTCGCCACGTACAAGGATTTCGCCTACCAGATTTTCCGAATCGTCAGAGTCAATCTTTATCTCCATTCCGGGCGCTGCCTTTCCGGTGGAGTATAGCTTGTTCGTATTCCACGAATCGTAGGTAATTATTGGTCCACACTCGGTCATGCCGTAGCCAACGGTATAGCGAAACTCAATTTTTTTAAGAAAACGCTCCACCTCGGGATTTAGGGCTGCTCCCCCAATTACAACTTCGTAGAATTCGCCGCCAAATATTGAGGTTAACTTCTCGTTTATCTTCTTGCAAATTCTGCGGTCGATGAGGGGAATCTTAAGGAGCAATTTTATGGACGGCTTACTAATTGCCTCTAGAACACTTTTTTTATAGATTTTTTCGATGATAAGCGGAACGGAAAGCACAACTTTTGGCTTTAGTTCCCCAAACGCATCGAGGATAATCTTTGGTGATGGTGTTCGTGTCAAGAAATTTATATGGCACCCTCTGGTAATGGGGTAGATAAACTCGAAAGCAGAGCCATAGGCGTGAGCCATTGGAAGAATGCTTACCATTTTTCCTGCCGGCTCGAGCGGAAGCACCTGTATAGCAAAAAGCAAGTTGGATGTCAGACTTCGGAAAGGTAGCATTACCCCTTTCGAAAACCCAGATGTTCCTGAAGTATAGTTTATTACCCCAAGTTCCTCTGGTTTATCACGGTGGTATATTACCTCGTCGGGGGAAATACCTTTTGGGTATTTCAGTGAATAGTCAGAATCAAGTTTAGCATGAATATCTCGAACGGAGAATGGTGTGTTTTCGTGGAGAATGCTGAAGTCTGCAACAGAGATAATGCATTTAACATTCGGCATTTGAGCTTCATTGAGGTTTTCCCAAATCACATCGCCAACAAAAAGAACCATTGCCTCGGAATGGTTTACAATGTGATGAACGTTATCTGGTTTAAATTCATGAAGAATAGGAACAACAACGGCCCCATAGCTAGTAATAGCAAGAAAAGTAACAGCCCAGTTTGCAGAATTGCGTCCTACAAGGGCAATTCTATCACCTTTTTTAATTCCTGTTTTTTCAAAGATGATATGTATTTTGGCAATCTTTCGAGCCAAATCCTCATAGGTGTAGGTAATGCCCTTATAGTCGCTCAGAGCCGGAAGAGTCCAGTTCTGTTTTATACTTTTTTCGATATGGGCAACAAAGCTCTGCTCCATGGTAGAAAAATTGGTTAATTACAGTTAATGCGCACAAAAACAGGTCGTTAGTGTGAGCCGGTGAATTGTGTTCATGGCAAATATAAAAAAAAATTAATCGATCAACCTTTTTGCTAAGGAATCCTGTGTTTACAGTGGTTGCGTTAATGTTCTAACACATGTTTATTGATTGTTCCGCCTGAACGTTCACGAGTTTCCGGGAAAAGGTACAAATAAAAAAACCCTCTGGAGAGAGGGTTTTTATTCCAGATTGTGTTAATCTACTTAATCAAAAACTGGGATTGTCCTATTAGGATGCCATCAAGGAAAACGGCAATTTCGTAGGAACCGACCAGAAGGTCTCCTTTATTATCATAGAAGATACAAAGATCGACATCCTTATTTTGGTAATCAACTTCACGTTTGGCCGAAAACACAATTTTTTCACCATTAAAATCGAACTGATCGGTTTCCGATTTTGTGAGCACAAATTTATCTGGACCGGTAATTCGAACAAATGCGTCCCTAAGGCCCGGTTGTGCTATCTCGTTTTCAACTAGGGTAAAGCAAACTTTAATTTTCTCAACACGACGAGCTCTTGTCACCTCTTTACCCCTACTGTTTATGGGAGTGGAAACAATATCACGAGCTTTTATAACCGACCCCTTCTGAACCTTTGTAGAGAGTTCGTCGTTTTGCGTGGAGAGTTCTTTGTTGGCCATTTTGGTCATCGTGGATTCTTCCCTCACCTTAACGTTCTCGGCAATAAGATGTTGGTTAAGCGTGTTCAAGGAGTCTATTTGCTGAATATAGTTCCGCATAATAGAACGAAGCGAACCTAGTTCCGATTGATAATCTTTTATTTTTTGATAGTTGATTGCTTTTTCGCTCTTAACTTGTTTGATTAATCCTTGAATCTTTCCGCGCTCAACTGCAAGTTCTTTATTGAGGGAATCGTTGTTGGACTCTAATCCGGTATAATCGGCATATAGATTCGTGAGGTTGGATTCAATGCTGTCTTTTTCTTGGTTTAATTGGGATTGAATTTCTTGGGATTGCTGCTTTTCCCCGGTATATTTCCAGTAAAGTAAGCCACACACAATTACTAGAGCACCAATAATAACAAGGTATCCAATGCTGGATTTTTTCTCCGGCAAACCGGATTGCTTGTTCGTTTCGTCCATATTTGGGTTATTTGGGTTTGAGTGTGTGAAGATAGAAACAATTTTTTTGTCTTTTGCTTAATTCTCAGAAGTGAGTTCTCTGAAAACATCTTCAAGATGTTTTTCATGTAGCTGCAGTGTTATTATAGTTAGGTTGTTACTAACGGCCATATTAAACAGTGTTGGTCTTGGATCTATCGTTGATGCGGAGGTAATCAACCAACCAGTTTTGCCAACTTTCTCAACCAATTCAATACCGGGAAGGCCATTAAAAACGGAAGTGTTCGTCTCTTCAAGAAACTCTACAAAGGTTGTTGTCACGCCTTTTCCTGTGTGCGTCTTGAGGTAATCCTGATTTTCATTAGCTACAATTTTTCCCTTACTCAGAATTATCACCTTGGAGCAAATTGCCTCTACTTCTTGCATGATATGGGATGAAAGTAGGATGGTTTTTGTTTTTCCCACCTCTATAATTAATTTTCGGATTTCCAGAATTTGATTTGGATCAAGTCCAGTTGTTGGTTCATCCAAAATAAGCACCTCTGGATCATGTATCAGCGCTTGTGCAAGGCCAATTCGCTGGCGATATCCCTTGCTTAGCATTCCAATCTTTTTATGGCATTCGACTCCTATACCTACCTGATCGATAAGGTATTGCACCCGCTGGGTTAGATTGTGAACCTTATGCACTTTTCCTATAAACATTAAAAACTCCTTAACGTACATCTCAAGGTAGAGCGGATTATGTTCCGGTAGGTAACCCGTTATTGCCTTAATAGCATAGGGATTTACCGTTACGTCAATACCATTAATAAAAGCTGAACCTTCCGAGGGGTTTATCACACCCATAAGGGTTTTCATGAGGGTCGATTTGCCGGCTCCATTGGGACCAAGAAATCCGACTACTTCCCCAGATTTTACTGAAAAGGAGACGGAATCAAGTGCTTTCTGAGTTCCGTATAGTTTGGAGATGTTTTGAACTTCGATTGACATCGTGTTTCGTTTTACTAGAATGACAAAGCTACTAATTCCTTAAAAAAAAACGACAATATGAGTGTCGTTACTTTATTTTTGACGTATTATTGTTAGTTCTATTATTAATTTAAATCTTGGAGTATGTATTTTTCCACATCTCGTCTTCTATTGTTGATCTTCATTGCCTTGGTTGTTGGAATAAATGTTTCCGTACTGGTGAATGCGTGGCGGGAATCGGCATCGTTGGTAAATCCACTTATGAATATTGGGGGCTTGGTCCTTTTAGGTGGAGTTGTATTCCTTTACCAATGGTCGCAAAACAGAAAAGGTAAGAAGGAAAAGGTAGAAAAAAAAGAGGCATAAATTGCTATTGCATGCCGTAAGGTGTGTATTGGTGTTAAGATTACTATTATCTAATTGGGAAAAAAGTGAGAAAGAGTAGTTTCGTTTTTGGTCTTTACCTTACTGTTGCTAGTTGTACACAACTCATGGCACAGCAAAAGCAGGAAGTACTCATACCCGATTCGGTAAGCGAATCACACAATAGCGTTTTGGCGATTCCTTACGCATTTTACAGCCCAGAAACTCATTGGGGCTTTGGGGTTTCGGCCGGATACTATTTTTCTAAGGAGGAGAGTCGAAGGATCTCCAATATTCAGGGATCTGCGATTTATACCCAAGACAACCAGTTTAAACTTTCCGTTACGCCAAAAGTATTTTCTGAAGATAAGCGTAGTTTCTATTCGGGTAAGTTTGAAGTCCAGAATTTC is part of the Williamwhitmania taraxaci genome and harbors:
- a CDS encoding AMP-binding protein — protein: MAQNFIKEYIEKSLQENWNSPAFSDYQGKTIPFSTVAKDVVRIHQMLEMWGIKPGDKVALVGRNSSSWATSYLAIISYGAVVVPVLADFAVADIHHIINHSDSKILFTSDQIWENIDESSMPHLTAIFSLTQFNLLVSRNDDATNQLKSEVDNLTKKLEELTPNDINFREISNDKLGVISYTSGTTGFSKGVMLPLNSLAANVLFGHNNIPLQAGDKIVSFLPLAHAYGCAFEFLWPFSVGCHITFLTKTPAPKTIIQAFEQVRPKLILTVPLIMEKIYKKQILPTLNKQPMKLLLNVPLLDKKIYQQINKKLSEVFGGNFMQVIIGGAPLNSEVEDFLKKIKFPFTVGFGMTECGPLISYAAWADNPQGACGKILPTLSVKIDSADPFVEVGEIMVKGENVMMGYYKNPEATNSAITSDGWLRTGDLGLIDSENYIYIKGRSKSMILGPSGQNIYPEEIEAKLNNMPYIQESLVVEKNNRLVALIYPDYETADEAGLNAEDLALIMEENKKILNSVLPAFMQIQKTKLYPEEFEKTPKKSIKRFLYLSVEI
- a CDS encoding AMP-binding protein, giving the protein MEQSFVAHIEKSIKQNWTLPALSDYKGITYTYEDLARKIAKIHIIFEKTGIKKGDRIALVGRNSANWAVTFLAITSYGAVVVPILHEFKPDNVHHIVNHSEAMVLFVGDVIWENLNEAQMPNVKCIISVADFSILHENTPFSVRDIHAKLDSDYSLKYPKGISPDEVIYHRDKPEELGVINYTSGTSGFSKGVMLPFRSLTSNLLFAIQVLPLEPAGKMVSILPMAHAYGSAFEFIYPITRGCHINFLTRTPSPKIILDAFGELKPKVVLSVPLIIEKIYKKSVLEAISKPSIKLLLKIPLIDRRICKKINEKLTSIFGGEFYEVVIGGAALNPEVERFLKKIEFRYTVGYGMTECGPIITYDSWNTNKLYSTGKAAPGMEIKIDSDDSENLVGEILVRGENVMLGYYRNEEATTAAFTADGWMRTGDLGIIDADGYLFIKGRCKNMILGPSGQNIFPEEIEGKVNNLPFVQESLVVESNGKLIALIYPDYETADKHGLTIHDIEKKMEENRIETNKDLPAYSQISSVKLYPEEFEKTPKRSIKRFLYQPQVQ
- a CDS encoding ATP-binding cassette domain-containing protein; its protein translation is MSIEVQNISKLYGTQKALDSVSFSVKSGEVVGFLGPNGAGKSTLMKTLMGVINPSEGSAFINGIDVTVNPYAIKAITGYLPEHNPLYLEMYVKEFLMFIGKVHKVHNLTQRVQYLIDQVGIGVECHKKIGMLSKGYRQRIGLAQALIHDPEVLILDEPTTGLDPNQILEIRKLIIEVGKTKTILLSSHIMQEVEAICSKVIILSKGKIVANENQDYLKTHTGKGVTTTFVEFLEETNTSVFNGLPGIELVEKVGKTGWLITSASTIDPRPTLFNMAVSNNLTIITLQLHEKHLEDVFRELTSEN